One region of Hymenobacter sediminicola genomic DNA includes:
- a CDS encoding zinc metallopeptidase produces MYYNSSGIYFIVILAMVVSWIIQWRLRSKFSQYAQVGLQSNLSGKQIAELMLADHGINDVRVISTEGRLTDHYNPTDKTVNLSEAVYAERSAAAAAVAAHECGHAVQHATAYNALQFRSAMVPALSAVSKFMPFVLLAGVLMIRSTVIPLGVGIVLFSLTTLFSFVTLPVEFDASKRALAWIDKRGIVTPQEHAMAKDALWWAAMTYVVAALSSLATLLYYVSIFMGSRDRR; encoded by the coding sequence TTATCCAATGGCGCCTGCGCAGCAAATTCAGTCAGTATGCCCAGGTGGGGCTGCAGTCTAACCTTTCGGGTAAGCAAATTGCAGAACTGATGCTGGCCGACCATGGCATCAATGATGTGCGCGTAATCAGCACCGAAGGGCGCCTTACCGACCACTACAACCCCACCGACAAAACAGTGAACCTAAGCGAGGCGGTATACGCCGAGCGGAGTGCCGCTGCCGCTGCCGTGGCGGCTCACGAATGCGGGCATGCTGTGCAACATGCTACGGCCTACAATGCCTTGCAGTTCCGCTCGGCTATGGTGCCGGCACTGAGCGCCGTGTCTAAGTTTATGCCATTCGTGCTGCTGGCAGGAGTACTTATGATTCGCTCCACCGTAATTCCGCTGGGCGTAGGTATCGTACTGTTCTCACTCACCACATTATTCTCGTTTGTGACGCTACCCGTAGAGTTTGATGCTTCCAAACGAGCTCTGGCTTGGATTGACAAGCGCGGCATCGTGACGCCACAGGAACATGCCATGGCCAAAGATGCGCTTTGGTGGGCTGCCATGACTTATGTAGTGGCCGCGCTAAGTTCGCTGGCGACCTTGCTGTACTATGTGAGCATCTTCATGGGCAGCCGCGACCGGCGCTAG